In a genomic window of Glycine max cultivar Williams 82 chromosome 13, Glycine_max_v4.0, whole genome shotgun sequence:
- the LOC100819875 gene encoding proton pump-interactor 1, with the protein MAVEVVGFEMVQGPVENGTGGKPVLNEKENGKLEKDVGAADAIKFGTHGEESAKTEGIDVSDVNAPKDAAEDWPAPKQIHSFYFVRWRPYDDPTIKSKIDLSDKDISKKNQARFQITEALKAKRSERAELISQVKSLRGDSRQFQSIVDEKLKEIGPLQQALGKLRTTNNAGRGGLCSSEDELNSVIYSLQYRIQHESIPLTEEKQILREIKQLEGTREKVIANAAMRAKLQESMGQKETIQDQVKLIGGDLDGVKKEREAIRSKIKQIDDALKAIDKDIQSLQEELTAVSQKRDKAFESMQQLRKQREEGNTYFYQSRTVLNKARELAAKKDINALDEVSQTEVEKFMALWNKDKAFRNDYEKRILASLDMRQLSRDGRMRNPDEKPILEEPKPAEAEALPKTFTKQPKEEPKPSPQETLPAQKESKNKGRDLKSKPESKDVAETDEYEFKNPQKEAPAKECEIDPAKLKEMKREEEIAKAKQALERKKKLAEKAAAKAAIRAQKEAEKKLKDREKKAKKKSGAAAVANPEDEPKDEVVEATEPEKVNDDVQVLAPVKEKVQKESGIRSRGRARGPDSIPKAIIKRKKSNNYLIWAAAAALLVLLLAVLGYIYLF; encoded by the exons ATGGCAGTTGAGGTTGTGGGATTTGAGATGGTTCAAGGACCAGTGGAGAATGGTACTGGAGGAAAACCTGTTTTAAATGAGAAGGAGAATGGCAAGCTGGAAAAAGATGTGGGAGCTGCGGATGCCATCAAATTTGGGACACATGGAGAGGAATCTGCAAAAACGGAAGGGATTGATGTTTCGGACGTGAATGCCCCGAAAGATGCTGCTGAAGATTGGCCTGCACCTAAGCAGattcattctttttattttgtcagGTGGCGGCCTTATGATGATCCAACCATCAAGTCTAAAATCGACTTGTCTGACAAAGACATTAGCAAGAAAAATCAAGCCCGGTTTCAGATCACTGAAGCACTGAAGGCAAAGCGG TCAGAACGAGCCGAGTTGATTTCTCAGGTCAAGTCTCTAAGAGGCGACAGTAGGCAATTTCAGAGTATTGTGGATGAGAAATTGAAAGAGATTGGACCTCTGCAGCAAGCACTGGGCAAGCTGAGGACTACAAATAATGCCGGTCGGGGTGGTTTGTGTTCATCTGAGGATGAACTTAACAGTGTT ATATATAGTTTACAGTACCGCATACAGCATGAGAGCATTCCTTTGACTGAGGAAAAACAAATCCTCCGAGAAATCAAACAGCTTGAGGGGACAAGGGAGAAAGTTATTGCTAATGCTGCAATGAGGGCCAAGTTACAGGAATCTATGGGGCAGAAAGAAACCATTCAAGATCAGGTTAAG CTTATTGGTGGGGATTTGGATGGAgtgaagaaagagagagaagcgATTCGGTCCAAAATCAAGCAAATTGATGATGCACTGAAAGCCATAGACAAGGATATCCAGTCTCTACAGGAGGAACTGACAGCTGTTTCTCAGAAGAGGGACAAGGCTTTTGAGAGCATGCAGCAGCTAAGAAAACAGCGCGAGGAGGGG AACACCTATTTCTACCAAAGTCGTACAGTTCTGAACAAAGCACGGGAGCTGGCTGCAAAGAAAGATATTAATGCTCTTGATGAAGTTTCACAGACAGAG GTTGAGAAATTTATGGCACTCTGGAACAAGGACAAAGCATTTAGGAatgattatgaaaaaagaattttgGCCTCATTGGATATGCGACAGTTGAGTCGGGACGGACGGATGAGGAACCCGGATGAAAAGCCAATCCTGGAAGAACCAAAACCTGCTGAAGCTGAAGCATTACCAAAAACTTTCACAAAACAGCCAAAGGAGGAGCCTAAGCCTTCTCCACAAGAAACTTTGCCTGCTCAGAAAGAATCCAAAAACAAGGGGAGGGATTTGAAATCCAAACCGGAGAGTAAGGATGTAGCAGAAACTGatgaatatgaatttaaaaatccCCAAAAGGAGGCCCCTGCCAAAGAGTGTGAAATCGATCCAGCAAAGCtaaaagagatgaaaagagAGGAGGAGATTGCAAAGGCAAAGCAGGCCttggaaagaaagaagaagttaGCAGAGAAAGCTGCAGCCAAAGCAGCCATCAGAGCACAAAAGGAAGCTGAGAAGAAGCTTAAG GACCGTGAGAAGAAAGCAAAGAAGAAATCAGGTGCTGCAGCTGTGGCCAACCCTGAGGATGAACCAAAAGATGAAGTTGTCGAGGCTACAGAGCCAGAAAAGGTTAACGATGATGTCCAAGTCCTGGCTCCAGTGAAGGAAAAGGTCCAAAAGGAGAGTGGCATCAGGTCCAGGGGCCGAGCAAGAGGCCCAGACTCGATTCCAAAAGCTATTATTAAACGGAAGAAGTCTAACAATTACCTGATATGGGCTGCAGCTGCGGCTTTGCTAGTCCTCCTGTTGGCAGTGCTTGGATACATCTATCTTTTCTGA
- the LOC100776045 gene encoding beta-glucuronosyltransferase GlcAT14A, with product MGFLNVEKKWLYPFIVCFAICMLLLVSSFNMGLVSKIHSINSLFFFLPSHLRSNQTAPVIVERKASPAPAPARPALPRFAYLISGSKGDLEKLWRTLHALYHPLNHYVVHMDLESPLEERMEIAHRIERQHVFAEVGNVYVITKANMVTYRGPTMVSNTLHACAILLKRSKDWDWFINLSASDYPLVTQDDLLYTFSDLDRGLNFIEHTSQLGWKFDKRAMPLIVDPGLYMSTKSDVFWVNPKRPLPTAFKLFTGSAWTVLSHDFVEYLVWGWDNLPRTLLMYYTNFLSSPEGYFQTVACNAPEWAKTLVNSDLHYISWDVPPKQHPHVLNINDTDKMVESGAAFARKFKQDDPSLDWIDKKILRKRNGLFPLGGWCTGKPKCSEIGNIYKLKPGPGSQRLHRLVAGLTLKAKSGEDQCK from the exons ATGGGGTTCTTAAACGTAGAGAAGAAATGGTTATATCCTTTCATAGTGTGTTTTGCAATATGCATGCTCTTACTAGTTTCATCCTTCAACATGGGTCTTGTCTCTAAAATTCACTCCATCaattcactctttttctttctcccttctCATTTACGCTCAAACCAAACTGCCCCGGTTATTGTGGAGAGGAAGGCTTCTCCTGCTCCAGCGCCGGCTAGGCCTGCGCTTCCTCGTTTTGCCTACTTGATTTCCGGCTCCAAAGGGGATTTGGAAAAGCTATGGAGAACCCTTCATGCACTTTATCATCCCCTAAACCATTATGTTGTTCATATGGACCTTGAATCACCGCTAGAGGAAAGGATGGAGATTGCACATAGAATTGAAAGACAACATGTATTCGCTGAGGTTGGGAACGTTTATGTAATCACAAAGGCTAACATGGTGACTTACCGAGGACCAACGATGGTTTCTAATACTCTTCATGCTTGCGCCATTCTGCTCAAGAGAAGTAAAGACTGGGACTGGTTTATTAATCTTAGTGCTTCAGACTATCCTCTTGTGACACAGGATG ATCTACTATATACTTTTTCAGATTTAGATAGAGGCCTTAATTTCATTGAGCACACAAGTCAGTTAGGGTGGAAGTT TGATAAACGAGCAATGCCGTTAATTGTAGACCCTGGGCTTTACATGTCAACCAAATCTGATGTATTTTGGGTTAATCCTAAGAGACCTCTGCCAACAGCATTTAAATTATTCACTG GTTCAGCATGGACAGTTTTATCACACGACTTTGTTGAATATCTTGTATGGGGATGGGACAATCTGCCAAGGACCCTTCTCATGTACTACACTAATTTTCTGTCTTCCCCTGAAGGCTACTTTCAGACTGTTGCATGCAATGCACCAGAATGGGCTAAAACCCTTGTAAATAGTGACTTGCATTATATTTCCTGGGACGTCCCTCCTAAACAGCACCCTCACGTCCTTAACATCAATGACACAGACAAAATGGTTGAAAGTGGTGCTGCCTTTGCAAGAAAGTTTAAGCAAGATGATCCATCCTTGGATTGGATTGATAAAAAGATTCTCCGTAAGAGAAATGGACTATTCCCGCTCGGTGGTTGGTGCACCGGCAAACCCAAATGTTCTGAGATTGGGAACATTTATAAACTCAAACCGGGTCCGGGGTCTCAAAGGCTTCATCGCCTTGTCGCGGGGCTAACTTTGAAGGCTAAATCTGGTGAGGATCAGTGTAAATAG